The DNA window TTGCCCGCCAGCTCCAGGATCTCAGCCGAGAGGTACTCCAGCACCGCCGCCAGGTACACCGGCGCCCCGGCGCCCACCCGCTCCGCGTAGTTACCCTTCCGCAGCAGCCGGTGCACCCGGCCCACGGGGAACTGCAGCCCGGCCCGCGACGAGCGCGACTTGGCCTTGGCCCGCGCCTTGCCGCCGGACTTCCCCCGGCCCGACATGGCCGGCAGGCAGCGgcccctcgccgccgccgcctcccaaGAAACGCCGCGCACAGACGGTCCCGGCGCCTGCAGGGAGATAAACGCCGTTAcaccgggccggggccggggccccgccgccaccgtccccgcc is part of the Phalacrocorax aristotelis chromosome 6, bGulAri2.1, whole genome shotgun sequence genome and encodes:
- the LOC142058602 gene encoding histone H2A type 2-B, which produces MSGRGKSGGKARAKAKSRSSRAGLQFPVGRVHRLLRKGNYAERVGAGAPVYLAAVLEYLSAEILELAGNAARDNKKTRIIPRHLQLAIRNDEELNKLLGGVTIAQGGVLPNIQAVLLPKKTQSSKK